In Glaciimonas sp. PCH181, a single genomic region encodes these proteins:
- the pgm gene encoding phosphoglucomutase (alpha-D-glucose-1,6-bisphosphate-dependent), producing the protein MNINPLAGKPAPTDVLVNIPKLITAYYSNRPDPALVAQHVAFGTSGHRGSSFQNTFNEWHVLAITQAICQYRKQQNITGPLFLGIDTHALSEPAAASALEVLAANGVDVMLAENDEYTPTPVISHAILTYNRGRTTGLADGIVVTPSHNPPDNGGFKYNPPNGGPADTDITDWIQATANDFLKTGLQGVHRMPFEKALLAPTTHRYDYLNNYVNDLGNVIDMEVIRSANVRLGVDPLGGAGVHYWARIAERYKINLTVVSEIVDPTFRFMTLDWDGKIRMDPSSPYAMQRLIDLKDRFDVAFACDTDHDRHGIVTGSGGLMPPNHYLAVAIDYLFQNRPQWRQNAGIGKTVVSSQIIDRVCTKLGRRLYEVPVGFKWFVDGLFDGSLGFGGEESAGAAFLRLDGTVWTTDKDGMTPALLAAEMTARTGNDPAQAYQKLEQELGVAVADRVEAPATPTQKAALAALSPQQIPSTALADEKIISILTKAPGNDAAIGGLKVSTENGWFAARPSGTEEIYKIYAESFRGDAHLQQIIKEAQTIVDTALGAG; encoded by the coding sequence GTGAATATAAATCCCCTGGCAGGCAAACCCGCGCCAACTGATGTCTTGGTAAACATCCCTAAACTTATCACGGCTTATTACAGCAATCGACCAGACCCCGCTCTAGTCGCGCAACATGTCGCCTTTGGCACATCAGGTCACCGTGGCTCATCCTTTCAAAACACGTTTAACGAATGGCACGTATTAGCGATCACGCAAGCCATTTGCCAGTACCGCAAACAACAGAACATTACTGGTCCATTATTTCTTGGGATTGATACGCACGCGCTATCGGAACCAGCGGCGGCCAGCGCACTTGAAGTACTGGCGGCAAATGGCGTAGACGTGATGCTTGCCGAAAATGATGAGTACACACCTACTCCCGTCATTTCACACGCGATATTGACCTACAACCGTGGCCGTACAACCGGATTAGCCGATGGGATTGTTGTCACGCCTTCCCACAATCCGCCCGACAATGGCGGCTTCAAATACAATCCACCAAATGGTGGACCGGCAGATACCGATATCACTGACTGGATCCAGGCTACCGCCAATGACTTTCTAAAAACTGGATTGCAAGGCGTGCATCGCATGCCTTTTGAAAAAGCCTTACTTGCGCCCACGACCCACCGTTACGACTATTTAAACAACTATGTTAATGACCTCGGCAATGTCATCGATATGGAAGTCATACGAAGCGCTAACGTTCGCTTGGGTGTCGATCCTCTCGGCGGCGCAGGCGTCCATTATTGGGCGCGTATTGCAGAACGCTACAAAATCAACCTGACCGTAGTCAGCGAGATCGTCGATCCAACCTTTCGTTTTATGACCCTCGATTGGGACGGCAAGATTCGCATGGACCCATCATCGCCCTACGCCATGCAGCGCTTAATTGATCTCAAAGATCGCTTCGACGTCGCCTTCGCCTGCGATACGGATCACGACCGTCACGGCATCGTTACCGGCAGCGGCGGATTGATGCCGCCGAATCATTATCTCGCGGTCGCTATCGATTACCTGTTTCAAAATCGCCCTCAATGGCGTCAAAATGCCGGTATCGGCAAAACCGTCGTCAGTAGTCAGATAATCGATCGCGTTTGCACCAAATTAGGCAGACGGTTATATGAAGTACCGGTCGGTTTCAAGTGGTTTGTCGATGGTCTTTTCGATGGTTCGCTCGGCTTTGGTGGCGAAGAAAGCGCCGGTGCCGCATTTCTAAGACTGGATGGCACGGTCTGGACGACAGATAAAGATGGCATGACACCAGCATTGTTAGCAGCCGAGATGACCGCGCGCACTGGTAACGATCCTGCGCAAGCCTATCAAAAACTTGAGCAGGAATTGGGTGTAGCCGTGGCTGATCGCGTAGAAGCACCTGCCACGCCAACGCAAAAAGCAGCTTTGGCCGCGCTTTCCCCGCAGCAAATACCTTCCACCGCGCTAGCTGACGAAAAAATTATCAGCATTTTGACTAAGGCGCCGGGCAATGACGCTGCCATCGGCGGCCTGAAAGTTAGCACAGAAAATGGCTGGTTTGCAGCGCGTCCATCGGGCACTGAAGAAATTTATAAAATTTATGCTGAAAGCTTCCGTGGCGATGCGCATTTACAGCAAATCATCAAAGAAGCCCAAACGATTGTAGATACAGCTTTAGGCGCAGGATAG
- a CDS encoding allantoate amidohydrolase, translating to MTSQQAKHMDSGAQIMQWSEDLAQHTEVAGMLTRTYLTPAHHAAAAQLAEWMCEAGMQVRRDMAGNVIGRYEAITPNAPALITGSHFDSVRNGGKYDGNLGILLPIACIKQWHAIGKRFPFALEVIGFAEEEGVRFKATLLGSRAAAGTFDMGVLDNLDDAGLSMREVMAASGFHAVGLAKAAYAPESVLAFVEVHIEQGPVLLNEQLPLGIVTAISGASRFMVEIDGLAGHAGTVPMEMRRDAAMAGAEIGLCIERRCHGTAGLVGTVGQFTVPNGAANVVPGKAIFSIDIRAGDDAVRLAAVTDVLAEMNKIGQRRNVVIRARQTHDAVSVPCAPWLQQQLASAIASSEIPVRYLPSGAGHDAMAMAAITDVAMLFVRCGNGGISHHPDEIMTTEDAALASQAFSYFVEHFAK from the coding sequence ATGACTTCCCAACAAGCTAAGCACATGGATAGCGGCGCGCAAATCATGCAATGGTCTGAGGATTTGGCGCAACACACCGAAGTAGCAGGCATGCTTACTCGCACATATTTGACCCCTGCCCACCACGCAGCGGCGGCGCAACTGGCCGAATGGATGTGTGAGGCGGGGATGCAGGTTAGACGCGATATGGCCGGCAACGTGATCGGCCGCTATGAAGCAATTACACCAAACGCCCCCGCGCTGATCACCGGCTCGCATTTCGACTCGGTCCGCAACGGTGGAAAATATGACGGCAACCTTGGCATCCTGCTACCGATTGCCTGTATTAAACAGTGGCACGCCATCGGCAAGCGCTTCCCTTTTGCGCTCGAAGTGATCGGCTTCGCTGAGGAAGAAGGGGTGCGCTTTAAAGCAACCTTATTAGGCAGTCGGGCCGCGGCAGGCACTTTTGACATGGGTGTGCTCGACAATCTGGATGATGCCGGACTCAGCATGCGCGAAGTGATGGCCGCTTCCGGATTCCATGCGGTCGGCCTTGCCAAGGCAGCGTATGCACCGGAATCAGTACTCGCTTTTGTAGAGGTACACATTGAACAAGGCCCGGTTCTGCTCAATGAACAATTACCGCTAGGCATCGTCACCGCGATTTCCGGCGCATCCCGTTTCATGGTCGAAATCGATGGCCTCGCCGGACATGCAGGAACAGTGCCGATGGAAATGCGGCGCGATGCAGCCATGGCCGGGGCAGAAATCGGTCTATGTATAGAAAGACGGTGCCATGGCACAGCAGGATTAGTGGGGACGGTGGGGCAGTTTACTGTGCCTAACGGTGCTGCCAACGTGGTTCCAGGCAAAGCGATTTTTTCTATTGATATCCGGGCTGGCGATGACGCTGTGCGGCTGGCGGCAGTGACAGATGTCCTAGCTGAAATGAACAAAATAGGTCAACGCCGTAACGTCGTTATCCGCGCCAGACAAACCCATGATGCCGTTAGCGTGCCGTGCGCCCCTTGGTTACAGCAGCAATTGGCATCGGCCATCGCATCCTCCGAAATCCCCGTGCGCTACCTTCCTTCAGGTGCCGGTCATGATGCGATGGCAATGGCGGCAATCACCGATGTTGCAATGCTATTTGTCCGTTGCGGTAACGGTGGTATTAGCCACCATCCCGACGAAATCATGACCACAGAGGACGCCGCCCTCGCCTCACAGGCGTTTAGCTATTTTGTCGAACACTTTGCGAAATAG
- a CDS encoding C4-dicarboxylate transporter DctA, which produces MQRRLSTFFKSLFGQVVIGLVLGIVVGVLYPKFGESMKPLGDGFIKLVKMIIPMIVFCVVVQGIYGAGELKKVGRVGLKALIYFEVVTAVALALGLLLAFVFHPGAGMNIDVGALDASSLTNYVDTANKVKGTGFADFVMKIIPNTVVSAFTSGDVLQVLLFSVIFGCALSLIGEKAAPIVSIVGSMSAAFFKCMSFIIKLAPLGVFGAIAFTVGKYGVGSLQQLGFLVALFYLSVIVFVFAILGTILRLTGFSIFKLIKYLREELMVVLATASSDAVLPQIMKKLEYMGIKNSTVGLVIPTGYSFNLDAFSIYLTLAAVFIAQATNTPLATTDLLAILAVALITSKGAHGVPGSAIVILAATLSAIPAIPVVGLVLVLSVDWFMGIARALGNLLGNCVATVVVAVWEKDIDRKRAHAVLNGDLAAIEEYDAQKRLENGVENGKPDSHLHLHTAH; this is translated from the coding sequence ATGCAGCGCCGCTTATCCACATTTTTTAAATCGCTTTTTGGTCAAGTCGTTATCGGCTTGGTGTTAGGGATCGTTGTTGGGGTGCTATATCCCAAGTTTGGCGAGAGTATGAAACCGCTAGGTGACGGTTTCATCAAGCTGGTCAAAATGATCATCCCCATGATTGTATTTTGTGTAGTTGTGCAGGGAATTTACGGTGCAGGCGAGCTAAAGAAAGTGGGGCGAGTTGGCCTGAAGGCATTGATTTATTTTGAGGTTGTCACTGCAGTTGCCTTGGCGCTGGGCTTGTTGCTGGCGTTTGTTTTTCATCCTGGAGCCGGGATGAATATTGATGTCGGTGCACTCGATGCGAGTTCGCTGACGAATTATGTAGATACGGCTAACAAGGTTAAGGGCACTGGTTTCGCTGATTTTGTGATGAAAATCATCCCTAACACCGTGGTGAGTGCATTTACATCGGGCGATGTGCTGCAAGTGCTGTTGTTTTCCGTCATTTTTGGCTGTGCGTTGTCACTGATCGGTGAGAAAGCAGCGCCGATAGTCAGCATCGTCGGCAGCATGTCGGCGGCATTTTTCAAATGTATGTCATTCATTATCAAACTTGCGCCGCTGGGTGTGTTTGGTGCGATTGCCTTTACGGTCGGGAAATATGGCGTGGGTTCGTTGCAGCAATTAGGCTTTTTAGTCGCCTTGTTTTATCTGTCGGTGATCGTTTTTGTGTTTGCCATTTTGGGGACCATTCTAAGGCTCACAGGATTCAGTATTTTCAAACTGATTAAATATTTGCGCGAAGAATTGATGGTGGTGCTGGCGACGGCGTCATCGGATGCAGTATTGCCGCAAATTATGAAAAAACTCGAATATATGGGAATCAAAAATTCGACCGTGGGATTAGTGATTCCGACAGGTTATTCGTTCAATCTGGATGCTTTTTCAATTTACCTGACACTTGCTGCCGTATTTATTGCTCAGGCAACGAATACGCCGCTGGCAACGACTGATTTGCTGGCAATTTTGGCGGTTGCGTTGATTACTTCAAAAGGCGCGCATGGCGTGCCCGGCTCAGCCATTGTGATTTTGGCTGCGACCTTGTCGGCGATTCCGGCGATTCCGGTAGTTGGTCTGGTATTGGTTTTATCGGTTGATTGGTTTATGGGGATCGCGCGTGCCTTGGGTAACTTACTGGGTAATTGTGTCGCGACTGTGGTGGTGGCGGTGTGGGAAAAAGATATCGATCGGAAGCGCGCCCATGCTGTTTTGAACGGTGATCTTGCCGCTATCGAAGAGTACGATGCGCAAAAAAGACTTGAGAACGGCGTCGAAAATGGTAAGCCAGACAGTCATTTGCATCTGCATACGGCGCATTAA
- the hutH gene encoding histidine ammonia-lyase, with protein sequence MTNTTLTIDGFTLTAAQVMSVARAPHVSVTLADSSRAALKESRDYIESTWMHDDAPMMYSFNTGVGLLKDTRIKVEHIALFQTQLIKAHCAGIGEPFSEEVSRATMLLRANAFASNYSAPRVEVVDRLLAFLNAGIHPIMPQKGSVGASGDLAPLSYLAAAIAGFDEAEVMYQGQRMHAPAAITKAGISPVKFDLQAKDASALINGCTASLAVAVLVAHDARNLLTDACLSLGLTLEAMRAEMAAFDPRIQQARPHAGQIKTAAVVRKLLKGSTRTTHAARAVQFPEESRRTDIPYSPRIQDVYSLRCAPQVYGPVFDALDYIDNIVDKEINSATDNPLIFGKDGGGFEIISGGNFHGQYLAQAMDLMAMAITDLGSICERRVARLIDPTLSWGLPRNLMSGVRGVNTGYPVVQCSLSSLVMENRTLCMPGSVDSIPAKGNSEDHVSNSTWCARKAATVVANTQYIIGVEMLLAAQALTMTEALLPEFVLGQGTQAAYDEIRRQIPACLDGDRWFHDDILMAQSFVVSGSVREAVAAKIGNIV encoded by the coding sequence ATGACCAATACAACTCTCACCATTGATGGCTTTACTCTCACCGCAGCGCAGGTTATGAGCGTCGCCCGTGCGCCGCATGTCAGCGTCACGCTGGCAGATTCTTCCCGCGCTGCATTGAAAGAAAGCCGCGATTATATTGAGTCGACCTGGATGCATGACGATGCGCCGATGATGTACAGTTTTAATACCGGCGTCGGTTTGCTCAAAGATACGCGGATCAAGGTCGAACACATTGCGCTGTTTCAGACGCAATTGATCAAAGCCCATTGCGCCGGTATTGGCGAGCCATTTTCAGAAGAAGTCAGCCGCGCCACAATGTTGCTGCGCGCCAATGCGTTTGCCAGTAATTACTCCGCGCCACGGGTTGAAGTGGTGGACCGGTTGCTGGCGTTTCTGAACGCCGGGATTCATCCGATCATGCCGCAAAAAGGTTCGGTCGGTGCCTCCGGTGACCTTGCGCCATTGTCGTATCTGGCCGCCGCGATCGCCGGGTTTGATGAGGCCGAAGTCATGTATCAGGGCCAGCGCATGCACGCGCCCGCCGCGATTACGAAGGCGGGGATCAGTCCGGTGAAATTCGATTTGCAGGCCAAAGATGCATCGGCGCTGATCAATGGTTGCACGGCCTCGCTGGCGGTTGCGGTGCTGGTCGCGCACGACGCCCGCAATTTGCTGACCGATGCGTGTTTGTCGCTGGGCCTGACGCTGGAAGCGATGCGGGCCGAGATGGCGGCCTTTGATCCGCGGATTCAGCAAGCCCGTCCGCACGCCGGTCAGATCAAAACGGCGGCGGTCGTCCGCAAATTACTCAAAGGCTCGACCCGTACCACGCATGCCGCCCGTGCAGTGCAGTTTCCGGAAGAATCACGTCGTACCGATATTCCTTACAGCCCCCGGATTCAGGATGTGTATTCGTTGCGTTGCGCGCCGCAGGTGTATGGCCCGGTCTTCGACGCGCTCGATTACATCGACAATATCGTCGATAAAGAGATCAATTCGGCGACCGATAATCCGTTGATTTTTGGCAAGGATGGCGGTGGTTTCGAGATCATTTCCGGCGGCAATTTCCACGGCCAATATCTGGCACAGGCGATGGATTTGATGGCGATGGCGATCACCGACCTGGGCAGCATTTGCGAACGTCGCGTGGCGCGTTTGATCGATCCGACCCTCTCATGGGGCTTGCCGCGCAATTTGATGAGCGGCGTGCGCGGCGTCAATACCGGTTATCCGGTGGTGCAGTGTTCGCTGAGTTCGCTGGTGATGGAAAACCGCACATTGTGCATGCCGGGCAGCGTCGATAGCATTCCAGCCAAGGGCAACAGCGAAGATCACGTCTCCAACTCGACCTGGTGTGCGCGCAAGGCAGCGACGGTGGTGGCGAATACCCAGTACATTATCGGCGTAGAAATGTTGCTGGCAGCGCAAGCATTGACGATGACCGAAGCATTATTGCCAGAGTTCGTGCTGGGTCAAGGAACGCAAGCCGCCTACGATGAAATTCGTCGCCAGATTCCGGCGTGTCTGGATGGCGATCGCTGGTTTCATGATGACATTTTGATGGCGCAGTCGTTTGTGGTGAGCGGTTCGGTACGCGAGGCGGTGGCGGCTAAAATTGGTAATATCGTATAG
- a CDS encoding GntR family transcriptional regulator: MPSSPIVADSSDSIAADITMAIAEQRLPPGTKLREEALARLYSVSRTKIRAALVMLAKDKLIDLVPDKGAFVSQPTEEEAREIFFVRRILEEALVREFVAKAKPEDYLIIDRHLVQERDALSKENPQTRSKLLSDFHILLAETVGNQVLTDVLVKLAGRSSLITMLYQSTRDAVCSSDEHLAFIAAAKVGDVENAVQLMMHHLHHVESALQFERKPESDKKDFVKALLA, encoded by the coding sequence ATGCCTTCAAGTCCAATCGTTGCCGACAGTTCGGATAGTATTGCCGCGGACATTACGATGGCGATTGCGGAGCAACGCCTGCCGCCAGGTACTAAGTTGCGCGAGGAGGCGCTTGCGCGTCTGTATTCGGTAAGCCGGACTAAGATCCGGGCAGCATTGGTCATGCTGGCCAAAGATAAATTAATTGATTTGGTGCCTGACAAAGGTGCTTTTGTTAGTCAGCCTACCGAAGAAGAAGCGCGTGAGATATTTTTTGTGCGGCGTATTCTGGAAGAGGCGCTAGTCAGAGAGTTCGTAGCGAAGGCTAAACCTGAAGACTATTTAATAATTGATCGCCATCTGGTGCAGGAACGCGATGCGCTATCGAAAGAGAATCCACAAACACGCTCTAAATTATTGAGCGATTTTCATATTCTGCTGGCAGAGACAGTGGGGAATCAGGTCCTTACCGATGTGCTGGTAAAACTTGCGGGCCGCAGTTCGCTGATTACGATGCTGTATCAATCGACACGTGATGCCGTCTGTTCATCGGATGAACATCTGGCTTTTATTGCGGCGGCTAAAGTCGGTGACGTTGAAAATGCGGTGCAACTTATGATGCATCACCTGCATCACGTCGAATCTGCGTTACAGTTCGAAAGAAAACCGGAAAGCGATAAGAAGGATTTCGTTAAGGCCTTGCTAGCGTGA
- a CDS encoding PHB depolymerase family esterase, giving the protein MLKALSRLWWRGVKTISKAQQTQGKKLAKTFLAKPAKAKRKPVKSPAKKVSATKSLKSAPVSKTIAAPALPGQWLSFYYTSPSEGAATTRRRMQYWLYLPANAPATALPLVVMLHGCNQSVDDFARGTRMNQLAERQGFAVLYPQQSYTGHMKRCWNWYNRETQEGGGDAKRIAAIIGIASDKYPIDKTRIYIAGLSAGASMASIVALNYPHLITAVGIHSGTVFGAGHSLVGAYGVMQRGTAKYLSESISNIEKKHIAFPKMPAILIHGLEDTVVRPVNILQLTQQFRTLNGVTAQAEATVIIKAASTANSRHPHHAYKIHDYYDEKKLLVKVCEISQLGHAWSGGDCAIRYNACAGPDATKMLWDFFRQHRRVVAS; this is encoded by the coding sequence ATGCTAAAAGCTCTCAGTCGATTATGGTGGCGCGGCGTTAAAACTATTAGCAAAGCGCAGCAAACCCAAGGTAAGAAATTAGCCAAAACGTTTCTTGCGAAGCCAGCGAAAGCAAAACGCAAACCTGTTAAATCGCCGGCAAAAAAAGTCTCTGCGACAAAATCACTTAAATCCGCGCCAGTCAGTAAAACAATTGCCGCGCCTGCGTTACCTGGCCAATGGCTATCGTTTTATTACACATCTCCGTCGGAAGGGGCAGCAACAACACGGCGGCGCATGCAATATTGGTTGTATTTACCTGCCAACGCACCGGCAACCGCGCTTCCGTTAGTGGTCATGCTGCACGGCTGCAATCAAAGTGTGGATGATTTCGCGCGCGGTACACGCATGAATCAGCTTGCCGAAAGGCAAGGCTTTGCCGTTCTATATCCGCAGCAATCCTATACCGGCCACATGAAACGGTGCTGGAATTGGTACAACCGTGAAACTCAGGAAGGCGGCGGCGATGCCAAGCGAATAGCAGCCATCATCGGCATTGCGTCTGACAAATATCCCATCGACAAAACACGCATTTACATCGCTGGGCTGTCGGCAGGGGCTTCGATGGCCTCGATTGTGGCGCTGAATTATCCGCATTTGATCACTGCTGTGGGGATACATTCTGGTACTGTTTTCGGCGCGGGACACTCCCTTGTCGGTGCTTATGGCGTAATGCAACGGGGCACTGCGAAATATCTGTCCGAGTCGATCAGCAATATCGAAAAAAAGCATATTGCATTTCCAAAGATGCCTGCCATCCTGATTCATGGTCTGGAGGATACCGTCGTGCGCCCAGTAAATATTCTGCAATTAACGCAACAATTCAGAACATTAAACGGCGTCACCGCCCAAGCCGAAGCCACCGTTATCATTAAAGCCGCCAGCACGGCGAATAGCCGCCACCCTCATCACGCCTATAAAATTCACGATTATTACGACGAGAAAAAATTGCTAGTAAAGGTATGCGAAATTTCTCAGCTAGGACATGCCTGGAGTGGCGGCGATTGCGCAATACGTTACAACGCCTGCGCGGGCCCAGACGCCACCAAAATGCTATGGGATTTTTTCAGACAACACCGACGCGTTGTAGCATCCTGA